The following proteins come from a genomic window of Microbacterium lemovicicum:
- a CDS encoding LpqB family beta-propeller domain-containing protein, with protein MLGAAVALTIALALAACSGLPMTSPVMPGRAPGTAQEVPDFVLRPDSPQRGATPQEIVEGFIRAGSGPAGGWAVAREYLTPGASWNPLAAVTIDEGERVYSDAGLGGVTLALTQIAGVDASGAYSVADLGSALLDFRLEQSDGEWRISQAPDGVVLNQNVFANVYKRYQLMFFDDSWSTLVPDLRWFPTTNAAARVTDTLVDGPSPWLAASVRTAIPDNVVPPGSVPVVSGVAQVELGPDVVSLDQDTRDRMQTQLETSLALAGVTEVQMTVAGAPLQGERLQKTATGVDARALALTDAGFGFLTSGALEPIDGLSDAITGLSSTPLAIQVSPTQDAAAVRLDNGAVVRVPADGPVSDVDQRPGMIDPTIDRYGWIWTVPRDSPTSILATSPDGEQVSITNGWGGATAVTAMVASRDGTRIAALVESGGRTFVWVKGIIRQSDGTPAALGVELELASTAGQGTGLTWLDDATVGALVLGADGPATLEQPVGGPGSTVAAPIGVSSVSGSNQTTTVRLRGDDGALYVRRGTNWNQTASGVLVLATQQGPGR; from the coding sequence ATGCTGGGGGCTGCGGTCGCACTGACGATCGCCCTCGCGCTCGCAGCCTGTTCCGGGCTGCCGATGACGAGCCCGGTGATGCCGGGCCGCGCGCCCGGCACAGCGCAGGAGGTACCCGACTTCGTCCTCCGGCCGGACAGCCCCCAGCGCGGGGCGACGCCCCAGGAGATCGTGGAGGGGTTCATCCGTGCGGGCTCCGGTCCCGCCGGGGGCTGGGCGGTCGCCCGCGAATACCTCACTCCCGGGGCATCCTGGAATCCACTCGCCGCCGTCACCATCGACGAGGGCGAGCGCGTCTACTCGGATGCCGGCCTCGGGGGAGTCACCCTCGCGCTGACGCAGATCGCCGGCGTCGACGCGAGCGGCGCCTACTCGGTGGCCGACCTCGGCTCTGCCCTGCTCGACTTCCGTCTCGAGCAGAGCGACGGGGAGTGGCGCATCAGCCAGGCCCCCGACGGCGTCGTGCTCAACCAGAACGTGTTCGCCAACGTCTACAAGCGCTACCAGCTGATGTTCTTCGACGACTCGTGGTCGACCCTCGTCCCCGATCTGCGCTGGTTCCCGACCACGAACGCGGCGGCCCGCGTGACGGACACCCTCGTCGACGGCCCGAGCCCGTGGCTCGCCGCATCGGTGCGCACCGCCATCCCCGACAACGTGGTGCCGCCGGGCTCCGTGCCCGTCGTCTCGGGAGTGGCGCAGGTCGAGCTCGGTCCCGATGTGGTCTCGCTCGACCAGGACACCCGCGACCGCATGCAGACCCAGCTCGAGACGAGCCTGGCGCTCGCGGGGGTCACGGAGGTGCAGATGACCGTGGCGGGCGCACCCCTCCAGGGCGAGCGCCTCCAGAAGACCGCGACCGGCGTCGACGCGCGCGCGCTCGCGCTCACCGACGCGGGCTTCGGCTTCCTCACGAGCGGCGCGCTCGAGCCCATCGACGGGCTGTCCGACGCCATCACCGGACTGTCGTCCACGCCGCTGGCGATCCAGGTCTCACCGACCCAGGATGCCGCGGCGGTGCGCCTCGACAACGGCGCCGTCGTGCGGGTGCCGGCCGACGGACCCGTCTCCGACGTCGACCAGCGGCCGGGGATGATCGATCCGACGATCGACCGGTATGGCTGGATCTGGACGGTTCCGCGCGACAGCCCGACGTCGATCCTCGCGACCTCGCCCGACGGCGAGCAGGTGAGCATCACCAACGGCTGGGGCGGGGCGACGGCCGTGACCGCGATGGTCGCCTCGCGGGACGGCACCCGGATCGCCGCGCTCGTGGAGAGCGGCGGACGGACGTTCGTGTGGGTCAAGGGCATCATCCGCCAGTCCGACGGCACACCGGCCGCGCTCGGCGTGGAGCTCGAGCTCGCCTCGACGGCCGGCCAGGGCACGGGGCTCACCTGGCTCGACGACGCGACCGTGGGCGCCCTCGTCCTCGGTGCCGACGGACCGGCGACGCTCGAGCAGCCGGTCGGCGGACCGGGCTCGACCGTGGCGGCCCCGATCGGGGTCAGCTCGGTGTCCGGCTCCAACCAGACCACGACGGTCCGCCTCCGCGGCGACGACGGGGCGCTGTACGTGCGTCGCGGCACGAACTGGAACCAGACCGCGTCGGGCGTGCTCGTGCTGGCGACGCAGCAGGGCCCCGGCCGCTGA
- a CDS encoding ComF family protein, giving the protein MRLPPVVRLSLEDALALLLPVECAGCDEPDAALCDACRSALAPAPTLQILDGVRVWSGLPFAGVPARVLRALKEEGRTGLAPSIAPALAAAVRALDRDAVLVPLPTSRASMRRRGYRVVDLVARHGGLRVTRLLSPGRATADQRGLGVDERARNVAGSLRARGGAGARVIVLDDVVTTGATLSEAVRALRHAGAEIVGCATIAATARHNGRRAPLVTDP; this is encoded by the coding sequence ATGCGTCTCCCGCCGGTCGTACGCCTCTCGCTCGAGGACGCCCTCGCCCTCCTGCTGCCCGTCGAGTGCGCGGGCTGCGACGAGCCCGACGCGGCGCTGTGCGATGCCTGTCGGTCGGCGCTGGCGCCCGCGCCGACGCTGCAGATCCTCGATGGCGTGCGCGTCTGGAGCGGGCTGCCGTTCGCGGGGGTGCCCGCCCGTGTGCTGCGGGCGCTGAAGGAGGAGGGGCGGACCGGCCTCGCGCCGTCGATCGCACCGGCGCTCGCCGCCGCCGTCCGCGCGCTCGATCGCGATGCAGTGCTGGTGCCGCTGCCCACATCACGCGCCTCGATGCGCCGGCGCGGCTATCGGGTCGTCGACCTCGTCGCTCGCCACGGCGGCCTGCGCGTCACACGCCTGCTGTCGCCCGGGCGCGCCACCGCCGATCAGCGGGGCCTCGGGGTCGACGAGCGGGCGCGCAACGTCGCGGGCAGTCTGCGTGCGCGAGGCGGTGCCGGAGCACGGGTGATCGTCCTCGACGACGTCGTCACCACGGGCGCCACGCTCTCCGAAGCCGTCCGCGCGCTCCGACACGCCGGGGCGGAGATCGTCGGATGCGCCACGATCGCCGCCACCGCGCGCCACAACGGCCGCCGCGCACCCCTAGTGACAGATCCATAG
- the hpf gene encoding ribosome hibernation-promoting factor, HPF/YfiA family — METSIVGVGVGITDRFRTVVEEKAVRIEHLAPRAQTLEIKVTHRSYRNNRIDDETVELTLTGKGPIVRAEAVDGDKFCALDLAVDKMAEQLRRAKDKRVDARNHPRGAHFEKGTGLIEGIDVEPASAEALHAVATGSVPVVTAVEEEADYTPVVIRTKNFDAEWMTVEEAVDRMELVGHDFFLFIDARSDHPSVVYRRKGWDYGVISLTALAPPVEEKLAS, encoded by the coding sequence ATGGAAACCAGCATCGTCGGCGTAGGCGTAGGGATCACCGATCGATTCCGCACTGTCGTCGAAGAGAAGGCCGTCCGCATAGAGCACCTCGCGCCACGGGCGCAGACCCTGGAGATCAAGGTCACGCACCGCTCGTATCGCAACAACCGCATCGACGATGAGACCGTCGAGCTCACGTTGACCGGCAAGGGCCCGATCGTCCGGGCGGAGGCCGTCGACGGCGACAAGTTCTGCGCGCTCGACCTCGCCGTCGACAAGATGGCGGAGCAGCTGCGCCGGGCGAAGGACAAGCGCGTCGACGCCCGCAACCACCCGCGCGGAGCCCACTTCGAGAAGGGCACCGGCCTGATCGAGGGTATCGACGTCGAGCCGGCCTCCGCCGAGGCGCTCCACGCCGTCGCAACCGGCTCGGTGCCGGTGGTCACCGCGGTCGAGGAGGAGGCCGACTACACGCCCGTCGTCATCCGCACGAAGAACTTCGACGCCGAATGGATGACGGTCGAGGAGGCGGTTGACCGGATGGAGCTGGTCGGCCACGACTTCTTCCTCTTCATCGACGCCCGCAGCGATCACCCGAGCGTCGTCTACCGCCGCAAGGGCTGGGACTACGGTGTCATCTCGCTGACCGCACTGGCACCGCCGGTCGAGGAGAAGCTCGCGTCCTGA
- a CDS encoding DEAD/DEAH box helicase, which translates to MSETEYPAAAETSTEPASLTFADLGLGEAVLKSLRDVGYETPSAIQAATIPTLLSGRDVVGLAQTGTGKTAAFALPILDRLDLTQKTPQALVLAPTRELALQVCEAFEKYASHTRGVHVLPVYGGQGYGVQLSALRRGVHIVVGTPGRIMDHLDKGTLDLSELKYLVLDEADEMLKMGFAEDVETILADTPATKQVALFSATMPASIRRMSQQYLHDPEEITVKTKTTTSASTTQRYLIVAWQQKMDALTRILEVENFEGMIIFGRTKIVTEEIAEKLRARGYSAAAINGDVAQDKRERTVNQLKSGKLDILVATDVAARGLDVDRISHVVNFDIPTDTESYVHRVGRTGRAGRSGDAISFVTPRERGLVKAIERATRQELTEMKLPSVDEVNVTRLSRFDDGITAALAQSARIDRFRDIIAHYVRNHDVPEVDVAAALAVVAQGDSPLLLEADPEPAPREERPRRTDGDTRGERPERRPRGNSGPMATYRIAVGKRQRVEPRQIVGALANEGGLGRGDFGAIQIRPDFSLVELPADLPAATLDRLSGTRISGQLIQLRLDTGGPGRSRTDGASRGGFDRDARSDRDDRAPRKPRHRD; encoded by the coding sequence GTGTCTGAAACCGAGTACCCCGCAGCAGCCGAGACGTCCACCGAGCCCGCATCCCTGACCTTCGCAGATCTGGGGCTGGGTGAAGCCGTGCTCAAGTCGCTGCGCGATGTCGGCTACGAGACGCCCTCCGCGATCCAGGCGGCGACCATCCCGACGCTGCTGTCCGGCCGCGACGTCGTGGGTCTCGCCCAGACCGGCACGGGCAAGACGGCCGCGTTCGCGCTGCCCATCCTCGACCGGCTCGACCTGACGCAGAAGACGCCGCAGGCCCTCGTGCTCGCCCCCACGCGTGAGCTCGCGCTGCAGGTCTGCGAGGCCTTCGAGAAGTACGCGTCGCACACGCGCGGCGTCCACGTGCTCCCCGTCTACGGCGGGCAGGGCTACGGCGTGCAGCTGTCGGCGCTCCGCCGTGGCGTCCACATCGTGGTCGGCACCCCCGGCCGCATCATGGACCACCTCGACAAGGGCACGCTCGACCTGTCCGAGCTCAAGTACCTCGTGCTCGACGAGGCCGACGAGATGCTGAAGATGGGCTTCGCGGAGGATGTCGAGACGATCCTCGCCGACACCCCCGCCACCAAGCAGGTCGCACTCTTCTCCGCGACCATGCCCGCCTCCATCCGCCGGATGTCGCAGCAGTACCTGCACGACCCGGAGGAGATCACGGTCAAGACCAAGACCACGACCTCCGCGAGCACCACCCAGCGCTACCTCATCGTGGCGTGGCAGCAGAAGATGGACGCGCTCACCCGCATCCTCGAGGTCGAGAACTTCGAGGGCATGATCATCTTCGGCCGCACGAAGATCGTCACCGAGGAGATCGCCGAGAAGCTGCGCGCCCGCGGCTACTCCGCCGCCGCCATCAACGGCGATGTCGCGCAGGACAAGCGCGAGCGCACCGTCAATCAGCTGAAGTCGGGCAAGCTCGACATCCTGGTGGCGACGGATGTCGCGGCCCGCGGCCTCGACGTCGACCGCATCTCGCACGTCGTCAACTTCGACATCCCGACCGACACCGAGTCGTACGTGCACCGCGTGGGCCGCACCGGCCGCGCCGGTCGCTCGGGCGACGCGATCAGCTTCGTCACCCCGCGCGAGCGCGGTCTGGTGAAGGCGATCGAGCGCGCCACGCGCCAGGAGCTCACCGAGATGAAGCTGCCCAGTGTGGACGAGGTCAACGTCACCCGGCTCTCGCGCTTCGACGACGGCATCACCGCCGCTTTGGCGCAGAGCGCCCGCATCGACCGTTTCCGCGACATCATCGCCCACTACGTCCGCAACCACGACGTGCCCGAGGTGGATGTCGCGGCCGCCCTGGCCGTCGTCGCCCAGGGCGACTCACCGCTGCTGCTCGAGGCCGACCCCGAGCCCGCTCCCCGCGAGGAGCGCCCGCGCCGCACCGACGGCGACACCCGCGGCGAGCGCCCCGAGCGCCGCCCGCGCGGCAACAGCGGACCCATGGCGACCTACCGCATCGCGGTCGGCAAGCGCCAGCGGGTCGAGCCGCGCCAGATCGTCGGCGCGCTCGCGAATGAGGGCGGCCTCGGCCGCGGTGACTTCGGCGCCATCCAGATCCGGCCCGACTTCTCGCTCGTCGAGCTGCCCGCCGACCTGCCCGCCGCCACCCTCGATCGCCTGTCGGGCACGCGCATCTCGGGTCAGCTCATCCAGCTCCGCCTCGACACCGGCGGTCCCGGCCGCTCGCGCACGGACGGCGCAAGCAGGGGCGGCTTCGACCGCGACGCGCGCTCCGACCGTGACGACCGCGCACCGCGCAAGCCCCGTCACCGCGACTGA
- a CDS encoding PadR family transcriptional regulator yields the protein MSVRQSLLAILDQGPCYGYQLRAEFDRRTGSTWPLNVGQIYNTLDRLERDGLVEKGEIDEQGHVFWEITDAGSASVREWLAAPVVRAGATRDELAVKLAVASTLPGVDVARIIDIQRRSSVTQLRALKAAADPHADGPEELARSLVVDSLIFAAEAEVRWLDHTERRLAQHPEQAHSLALSTDRPRRGRPARPAVA from the coding sequence GTGTCCGTCCGCCAGAGCCTGCTCGCCATCCTCGACCAGGGGCCGTGCTACGGCTATCAGCTGCGGGCGGAGTTCGACCGGCGCACCGGTTCGACGTGGCCGCTGAACGTCGGCCAGATCTACAACACCCTCGACCGCCTCGAGCGCGACGGGCTGGTGGAGAAGGGCGAGATCGACGAGCAGGGTCACGTCTTCTGGGAGATCACGGATGCCGGATCCGCCTCCGTCCGCGAGTGGCTCGCCGCGCCGGTGGTGCGCGCGGGCGCCACGCGCGACGAGCTGGCCGTCAAGCTCGCCGTCGCCTCCACCCTCCCCGGGGTGGACGTGGCGAGGATCATCGACATCCAGCGGCGGTCGTCCGTCACGCAGCTCCGCGCGCTGAAGGCCGCCGCCGATCCGCACGCGGACGGCCCCGAGGAGCTCGCCCGGTCGCTGGTGGTGGACTCGTTGATCTTCGCGGCCGAGGCCGAGGTGCGCTGGCTCGACCACACCGAGCGGCGACTGGCGCAGCATCCGGAGCAGGCTCACTCGCTGGCGTTGTCGACCGACCGTCCGCGTCGAGGTCGGCCCGCCCGACCCGCGGTGGCCTGA
- the secA gene encoding preprotein translocase subunit SecA: protein MANPLEKLLRAGEGRILRRLQQVVRAVNALEEDYTQLTDEELRSETAELRARFEAGATLDQLMPEAFAAVREAAKRTLGQRPYDVQIMGGAALHLGNIAEMKTGEGKTLTGAFPVYLNAIAGKGVHVITVNDFLASYQSDLMGRIYRALGMTNGTIVSGQTPEVRRVQYEADITYGTNNEFGFDYLRDNMAWRKEDLVQRGHFFAIVDEVDSILIDEARTPLIISGPSSGEANRWFVEFAKIAKTLDPGVDYEVDEKKRTIGVLEPGIEKVEDYLGIDNLYESANTPLISFLNNSIKALALFKRDTDYVVMNDEVMIVDEHTGRILVGRRYNEGIHQAIEAKEAVPVKAENQTLATVTLQNYFRLYEKLAGMTGTAETEAAEFMSTYQLGVVPIPTNKPMIRKDQSDLVYKNEQAKFTQVVEDIAARHAEGQPVLVGTVSVEKSELLSRMLAKKGIKHEVLNAKNHAREAEIVARAGRLGAVTVATNMAGRGTDIMLGGNAEFLAVQEMKGKGLDPVETPEEYESEWDAVYQGTRDTVAEEATKVVEAGGLYVLGTERHESRRIDNQLRGRSGRQGDPGESRFYLSLTDDLMRLFQSGAAEAILSRTNFPDDVAIESSMVSRAIKSAQSQVEGRNAEIRKNVLKYDDVLNRQREAIYSDRRHILEGDDIAGRVQHFIEDAINAVIDDHTGSGHTESWDFDALWTELKTLYPVSVTIDEVVAEAGNRGRITPAVLKREILSDAKIAYATREETLGESATRELERRVVLQVLDRRWRDHLYEMDYLKDGIGLRAMAQRDPLIEYQREGFTMFQAMMGQIKEESVGYLYNLEVEVRRGDGDADAVAQVEAKGLGAAPVEGQKLEYSAPNDAGEVEVRNDRGQVQQAATNRVRNAAAAASAASAPAAPAAVAEAPRGAFGQRTDSGAPAGANRADRRAADKKK, encoded by the coding sequence GTGGCAAATCCGCTCGAGAAACTGCTTCGCGCCGGTGAGGGCAGGATCCTGCGCCGCCTGCAGCAGGTCGTCAGAGCCGTCAACGCGCTCGAAGAGGACTACACCCAGCTCACCGACGAGGAGCTGCGCAGCGAGACCGCCGAGCTGCGCGCCCGCTTCGAGGCCGGCGCGACGCTCGACCAGCTGATGCCGGAGGCCTTCGCCGCCGTGCGCGAGGCTGCCAAGCGCACCCTCGGCCAGCGCCCCTACGACGTGCAGATCATGGGCGGTGCCGCGCTTCACCTGGGAAACATCGCCGAGATGAAGACCGGTGAGGGCAAGACGCTCACCGGCGCCTTCCCCGTCTACCTGAACGCCATCGCCGGCAAGGGCGTGCACGTCATCACGGTCAACGACTTCCTCGCGTCGTACCAGTCCGACCTGATGGGCCGCATCTACCGCGCGCTCGGGATGACCAACGGCACGATCGTGTCGGGTCAGACCCCCGAGGTGCGCCGTGTGCAGTACGAGGCGGACATCACCTACGGCACGAACAACGAGTTCGGCTTCGACTACCTCCGCGACAACATGGCGTGGCGCAAGGAGGACCTCGTGCAGCGCGGTCACTTCTTCGCGATCGTCGACGAGGTCGACTCGATCCTCATCGACGAGGCCCGCACCCCGCTGATCATCTCGGGCCCGTCCTCGGGCGAGGCGAACCGCTGGTTCGTCGAATTCGCGAAGATCGCCAAGACCCTCGATCCCGGCGTCGACTACGAGGTCGACGAGAAGAAGCGCACCATCGGCGTGCTGGAGCCCGGCATCGAGAAGGTCGAGGACTACCTCGGCATCGACAACCTGTACGAGTCCGCGAACACGCCGCTCATCTCGTTCCTCAACAACTCGATCAAGGCGCTCGCCCTGTTCAAGCGCGACACCGACTACGTCGTGATGAACGACGAGGTCATGATCGTCGACGAGCACACCGGCCGCATCCTCGTCGGGCGCCGCTACAACGAGGGCATCCACCAGGCGATCGAGGCGAAGGAGGCCGTGCCGGTCAAGGCCGAGAACCAGACCCTCGCCACCGTCACGCTGCAGAACTACTTCCGCCTCTACGAGAAGCTCGCCGGCATGACCGGTACGGCCGAGACCGAGGCCGCGGAGTTCATGTCGACCTATCAGCTGGGCGTCGTGCCGATCCCGACGAACAAGCCGATGATCCGCAAGGACCAGTCCGACCTCGTCTACAAGAACGAGCAGGCGAAGTTCACCCAGGTCGTCGAGGACATCGCCGCCCGGCACGCGGAGGGCCAGCCCGTGCTCGTGGGCACGGTGAGCGTCGAGAAGAGCGAGCTGCTCTCGCGCATGCTCGCCAAGAAGGGCATCAAGCACGAGGTGCTCAACGCCAAGAACCACGCCCGTGAGGCGGAGATCGTCGCCCGCGCGGGCCGGCTGGGAGCTGTCACCGTCGCGACCAACATGGCCGGTCGCGGCACCGACATCATGCTCGGCGGCAACGCCGAATTCCTCGCCGTGCAGGAGATGAAGGGCAAGGGACTGGATCCGGTCGAGACGCCCGAGGAGTACGAGAGCGAGTGGGATGCCGTCTACCAGGGCACCCGCGACACGGTGGCGGAGGAGGCGACCAAGGTCGTCGAGGCCGGCGGACTGTACGTGCTCGGCACCGAGCGCCACGAGTCGCGTCGCATCGACAACCAGCTGCGCGGACGCTCGGGTCGTCAGGGCGACCCGGGGGAGAGCCGCTTCTACCTGTCGCTGACCGACGACCTCATGCGCCTCTTCCAGTCGGGTGCGGCCGAGGCGATCCTCTCCCGCACGAACTTCCCCGACGACGTCGCCATCGAGTCCAGCATGGTCTCGCGCGCCATCAAGAGCGCGCAGTCGCAGGTCGAGGGCCGCAACGCCGAGATCCGCAAGAACGTCCTCAAGTACGACGACGTGCTCAACCGCCAGCGTGAGGCGATCTACTCCGACCGCCGCCACATCCTGGAGGGCGACGACATCGCCGGCCGGGTGCAGCACTTCATCGAGGACGCGATCAACGCCGTCATCGACGACCACACCGGCTCCGGTCACACCGAGAGCTGGGACTTCGACGCCCTCTGGACCGAGCTCAAGACGCTCTACCCCGTGAGCGTGACGATCGACGAGGTCGTGGCGGAGGCCGGCAACAGGGGCCGCATCACGCCCGCCGTGCTCAAGCGGGAGATCCTCTCCGACGCGAAGATCGCCTACGCGACGCGCGAGGAGACGCTCGGCGAGTCGGCGACGCGCGAGCTCGAGCGTCGCGTCGTGCTCCAGGTGCTCGACCGCCGGTGGCGCGACCACCTCTACGAGATGGACTACCTCAAGGACGGCATCGGCCTGCGCGCCATGGCGCAGCGCGACCCGCTGATCGAGTACCAGCGCGAGGGCTTCACCATGTTCCAGGCCATGATGGGCCAGATCAAGGAGGAGTCGGTCGGCTACCTCTACAACCTCGAGGTCGAGGTGCGCCGCGGCGACGGCGACGCGGACGCCGTCGCCCAGGTCGAGGCGAAGGGTCTGGGTGCCGCGCCCGTCGAGGGCCAGAAGCTCGAGTACTCGGCGCCGAACGACGCCGGCGAGGTCGAGGTGCGCAACGACCGCGGTCAGGTGCAGCAGGCGGCGACCAACCGCGTGCGCAACGCGGCGGCCGCGGCATCCGCTGCCTCCGCTCCGGCAGCACCCGCCGCCGTCGCCGAGGCCCCCCGCGGCGCCTTCGGCCAGCGGACCGACAGCGGTGCTCCGGCCGGCGCGAATCGCGCCGATCGTCGCGCCGCCGACAAGAAGAAGTAG
- a CDS encoding pyridoxal phosphate-dependent aminotransferase — protein sequence MSPLRTLDQSSKLKDVLYEIRGQALVEAGRLEAEGHTILKLNTGNPAAFGFEAPFQIVRDMIEAIPQAHGYSESRGIMSARRAVVYRYEQTPGFPKVDPDDVFLGNGVSELITMTMQALLDEGDEVLIPAPDYPLWTAMTSLGGGTPLHYVCDERNGWQPDIEDIRSRITPRTKAIVVINPNNPTGAVYSREILQQIVEVAREHSLLLLADEIYDRILFDGAEHIPLATLAPDLLCLTFNGLSKTYRVAGYRSGWMVITGPKAHAAGFLEGINLLASTRLCPNVPAQHAVQAALSGVQSIDSLIAPMGRLHEQRDAAWEGLEKIPGVSCVRPEGALYAFPRLDPEVYEIHDDAKLVYDFLVAEHVLLVQGTGFNWPDPDHLRIVTLPEARVLSQAVERLGNFLSSYKQ from the coding sequence ATGAGCCCGCTGCGCACTCTCGACCAGTCGTCGAAGCTGAAGGACGTCCTCTACGAGATCCGCGGCCAGGCCCTCGTCGAGGCCGGGCGTCTCGAGGCCGAGGGACACACCATCCTCAAGCTCAACACGGGCAATCCGGCCGCGTTCGGCTTCGAGGCGCCGTTCCAGATCGTGCGCGACATGATCGAGGCGATCCCGCAGGCCCACGGGTACAGCGAGAGCCGCGGCATCATGTCGGCCCGTCGCGCGGTCGTCTACCGCTATGAGCAGACCCCCGGCTTCCCGAAGGTCGATCCCGACGACGTGTTCCTCGGCAACGGCGTCTCCGAGCTCATCACGATGACCATGCAGGCGCTGCTCGACGAGGGCGACGAGGTGCTCATCCCCGCGCCGGACTACCCGCTGTGGACGGCGATGACCAGCCTCGGCGGCGGCACGCCCCTGCACTACGTCTGCGACGAGCGCAACGGCTGGCAGCCCGACATCGAGGACATCCGCTCCCGGATCACGCCGCGCACGAAGGCGATCGTCGTCATCAACCCCAACAACCCGACGGGGGCGGTGTACTCGCGCGAGATCCTGCAGCAGATCGTCGAGGTGGCGCGCGAGCACTCGCTGCTGCTCCTCGCCGACGAGATCTACGACCGCATCCTGTTCGACGGCGCCGAGCACATCCCCCTGGCGACCCTGGCGCCCGACCTGCTGTGCCTCACCTTCAACGGACTGTCGAAGACCTACCGGGTGGCCGGCTACCGCTCCGGCTGGATGGTGATCACGGGGCCGAAGGCGCACGCCGCCGGCTTCCTCGAGGGCATCAACCTGCTCGCCTCCACGCGCCTGTGCCCGAACGTGCCCGCGCAGCACGCCGTGCAGGCGGCCCTGTCGGGTGTGCAGTCGATCGACTCCCTGATCGCCCCGATGGGGCGACTGCACGAGCAGCGGGATGCCGCGTGGGAGGGTCTCGAGAAGATCCCGGGCGTCTCGTGCGTGCGGCCGGAGGGGGCGCTCTACGCCTTCCCGCGCCTGGACCCCGAGGTCTACGAGATCCACGACGACGCGAAGCTCGTCTACGACTTCCTGGTGGCGGAGCACGTGCTGCTGGTGCAGGGCACGGGCTTCAACTGGCCCGACCCCGACCACCTGCGGATCGTCACGCTGCCCGAGGCGCGCGTGCTGTCGCAGGCGGTGGAGCGGCTCGGCAACTTCCTGTCCTCGTACAAGCAGTAG
- a CDS encoding Rv3235 family protein: MAPTPASTARTAPRHLGAMELSEFFAPQRTSTESLPDPEPFLTNLTRGVLEVLAGVREVDQLARWMTEDSYRALLTRANLAARARSARGVPATRPVHTILSVHHSSPADGVVEAVIIVSGPARTRAVALRAEGMDRRWRATSLALL; this comes from the coding sequence ATGGCACCGACGCCGGCGAGCACCGCGAGGACGGCACCGCGACACCTGGGGGCGATGGAGCTCTCGGAGTTCTTCGCTCCGCAGCGCACCTCCACCGAGTCGCTGCCCGATCCCGAGCCGTTCCTGACCAACCTGACCCGGGGCGTGCTCGAGGTGCTGGCCGGGGTCCGCGAGGTCGATCAGCTCGCGCGCTGGATGACCGAGGACTCCTACCGTGCCCTCCTCACCCGCGCCAACCTCGCGGCACGTGCACGGAGCGCCCGCGGCGTGCCCGCGACCCGGCCGGTGCACACCATCCTCTCGGTGCACCACTCCTCCCCCGCCGACGGCGTGGTCGAGGCGGTCATCATCGTCAGCGGTCCTGCCCGCACCCGCGCCGTCGCGCTGCGGGCCGAGGGCATGGACCGCCGCTGGCGCGCCACCTCGCTCGCCCTGCTCTGA
- a CDS encoding excisionase family DNA-binding protein, translated as MPDAPTSDVRLLAPAQVAEVLGVTVDEVVDLIAEGRLRGMRVGSPAQWRVEEASVGEYVDDQAEEARRMALWRQSNAASFPELWGTGVIRNAD; from the coding sequence ATGCCTGACGCGCCGACCTCCGACGTGCGCCTGCTCGCCCCGGCCCAGGTGGCCGAGGTGCTGGGCGTGACGGTCGACGAGGTCGTGGACCTGATCGCCGAGGGTCGTCTGCGCGGCATGCGCGTCGGATCGCCGGCGCAGTGGCGCGTCGAGGAGGCCAGCGTCGGCGAGTACGTCGATGATCAGGCCGAAGAGGCGCGGCGCATGGCCCTGTGGCGCCAGTCGAACGCCGCCAGCTTCCCCGAGCTGTGGGGCACCGGCGTCATCCGCAACGCCGACTGA